TCAGTTCACCGGCGATGCGGGTGGCCGCCGCGGCCAACTCCCCGTAGGTCCACGGGCCGTCGTCCTCGACGAACACGAAGCCGGCGTCGGGGTTCTCCGCCACGCGCCACGCGAGCAGCTTGGCCAGCGAGCCGCCGGGGATGCGTTCGGTCATCGCGCGGGGTACTTGATCGTCTTGAGCGCGGTGTACTCGGACAGGCCCTCGGGACCGTTCTCCACGCCCAGCCCGGACCGCTTCCTGCCCCCGAACGGCACGTCCGGGTTGGTCCAGCCCGGCCCGCCGTTGAGGTCGACGCTGCCGGCTCGCAACCGGGTGGCGAGTTCGAACACAGCGGCACTGTCGTGGCCCACCACGTGTGCGGCCAGCCCGTACGGCGAGTCGTTGGCGACCGCGACGGCCTCGTCGTCGTCGGCGATCCCGATCACCACGGCGACCGGACCGAAGATCTCCTCGCGGGCCACCGGCCAGGAATTGTCGACGTCGGCCAGCACGGTGGGCAGGTAGTAGGCGCCGCCCGCGAGCCGGTCCGGCAGGCGGTCAGGTCGGGCCGCGCCGTGCACGACGGTGGCACCGCGGTCGAGCGCGCCGGCCACGTAGGCCTCGACGCGCTCCCGCGCCGCGGCGCGAATCAGCGGACCCATCGTGGTCGCCGGGTCGCGCGGGTCGCCGACAACCGCCTTGCTGAGCAGAGTGGCGATCCGGTCGAGGTACTCGCTGCGGACGGTCTCGTGCACGAGGTGACGGGTCGTCAGTACGCAGCCCTGCCCGGCATGGGTGGTGACGCTGTGCGCACCGAGGCGCGCCGCAAGTTCCAGGTCCGCGTCGGCGCGCACGATCAACGGGGACTTCCCGCCGAGTTCCAGCAGCACCTTGGTCAGCCGGGGCGCGGCAGCGGCGAGGATCGACGCACCGACCACGTCGGAGCCGGTGAACGAGATCAGGTCGACGCCGGGGTCGGTGGTGAGCGCGACGCCGACGGCCGCGCCGCCGGCGACCACCTCGAGCACCCCGGGCGGCAGGTCGGCCCGCTGCCACGCCTCGGCGATCAGCAAGGCCGAGAACGGCGTGAACGGCGAGGGCTTGAGCACCACAGCGTTCCCCGCAGCCAATGCCGGGCCGAGCTTCATCACGATCTGGAGGAACGGGAAGTTGTACGGGGTGAGCGCGGCGACCACGCCGTACGGCTCGCGGCGCACCACCCAGTTGCCGACCACGCCCAAGCCGTCCGACCGGGTGGTGACCACCGGCGGCCGCGGGTCGAGTTCAGGTCGTCGGGCGGCGTCGGCCCAGTACGCGAGGTGCTGCAGGGCCAAGCCGACCTGCTGACCGCGGGCCAGAGTGACGGGGCAACCGGTCTCGCCGACAACCACGTCGAGGATTCGCTCGGCGTCGCCGGCCAGCACCTCGAGCAGGCGACGCAGCAGGGCACTGCGGCCGACCGCCGTCTCTCGACCCCACCCCCCATCAATAGCCCGGCGAGCCGCCGCGACCGCAGCCGCAACCTCTACGGGCGAGGCGTGCGGCACCTCCCCGAGGACCTCGCCGGTCGCCGGGTCGAGGACCCGCTCGACGCTCAGCGCGCCCACGGGCCGCTGGTCGGGATCGGCATGCCGGGCAGCAGTCCATGGTCGGCCGGGGCGGCGGGGAACTGCGGCAGCCCGCTCACGCGCGACGGCAGCCGCACCCGGAACGTGCCGTGCGCGGTGCGTTCCTCGAACTGGTTGTGGCAGGCGACACTGACGGCCACCTCGGGCCACCCCCCAGAGGTGTCCACCGAGTCGATGGAACCGGTGATCCGAGTCAGGTCGCCCAGGGTGTTGAAGCCGGTCATGCGGTCGTCACAACTGACCAGGATCGCGTCATCGCCCATCCAGTCGGTGACCACGTGCGCCATCCACGCGTTGCGCAGCATCCCGTAGTCGTACGCACGACGGGCACCTACCGAGCGGGCGAACTCGTCGTCCCAGTGCACCCGCATCGCGGAGTCCCAGGCCCCGTCGGCATTCCGCTCGTAGAAGCCGCCCATCCGCTGCCGGTTGCGATGGTTGAGCTTGTACGGGTAGATCTCGTGGCGGCCGTTGCCCTGCAGCCAGGCGATGATGTCGCCGATCACCATGGGCCCGCGGTAACGGGGCGTCAGTTCCTCGCCCACGACGACGTCCTCGACGAAACGAGGCTCGACACCACGGGTGGTCTCGGCCGCGTAGTGCGCGTCCACGACCGCGAGTTCGTCGTCACTGTAGATGTGCTGCGTCGGCGGCTCGGTCTCGGTCTTGTTCCGTTCGGCCGCGGTGTGCCGCTCGGTGTGCACGAAGTTGGCGTCCCAGATCGCGATCAGCTCACCGGCGTCGTTCCAGTAGACGCGGCGGCGCACCGAGTACGCCGACCGGCCGCCGAACCGCGACTCCTTCTCCTCGATCGACACGTAGAACCGGCGCACCCAGAGCCGGTCGCCCTCGTGCACCTGACGGAAGAAGCGAATGGCGTCGCCGGCCCAGAACATGTGGACGCCGGACAACGCACCCCGGCCGCGCTTCCGGTCGCCCGGCCGTTCCTGGATCTCCGGGGTGAGGCCCGCGCCCTCCAGGAATCCCGGCGGGGCGATCACCGAGCCCCAGCGACTGCCGGCCGCGTGGTCCGGGTCGGTCCACAGCGGGTTGTCGTCGCCGAAACCGTGCGCGTAGTGGCGGATCCCGTCGCGGCTGGCCTGCTCGTTCCAGCTGGTCCACCGGTCGTAGGGCCAGTCCAGGCCGATCTTCTCCCGGAACCGCTCGATGCCCGCGGCGGTGAGCCGACCGAAGGCCTCCTGCTCCGGGGCCTTCGCCTCGAGCGGGGCGGAGATGTCCGTCGTCGTCATGCGCGCTCCCTCGGCGAAATAAATCGCTCTATGTATAGTCGATTTGTCGCCCACTCACCAGCGCACGGCCATACCGGCGTCCACCGGGAGGCTGACACCGGTGACCAACCGGGCCTCGTCCGAGCACAGGAACGCGATCGCGGCGCTGACGTCCGCGGGTTCGGCCCAGGGCTCGGGCAACACGTTGAGGCGCTGTGCGATGCGCGCGAACTGTTGCACCGACTGGTCGTCGCCGGGCTTGGCGCCCCGGCCGGGCAGGAAAAGCTCGTAGGTCGACTCGTTGTGGACCATCTCGCTGTTGACCGTCGTCGGGTGCACGGTGTTGACCCGGATCCGGTGCGGGCCCAGTTCCAGCGCGAGGCCCTTCATCATCCCGACCAGGCCGTGCTTGGCTGCGCAGTAGTGCACGCAGTTGGCGATGCCTCGTAAGCCGGCGGCGGAACTGGTCAATACGATCGACCCGCCGCGCTGCTGGTCGGATCCGGCGCCTGCCAGCAGATGCGGCAGCGCCGCCTTCACCGTGAAGAAGACCCCGGTGAGGTTGATGTCGATCATCGTGGTCCACTGATCAGCCGTCAGATCCACGGCGGGCGCGTACTGCGCGATGCCCGCGTTGGCGATCACGACGTCGAGTCGGCCGAGTTCGCCGACGGCGACCTCGAGCACCTTCTGCAGTCCCGGCAGGTCGCGCACGTCGGCCTGTTCGGCGATGACGCGCCGGCCGGTCGCCTCCACCTGGCGCACGGTCTCGACCAGGTCGGCGGGGGTGGCCATCGGGTAGGGCGCGGTGTCGACATCGGCGCACAGGTCGACCGCAATGATGTCCGCGCCCTCGTTGGCCAAGGTCACCGCGTGGCTGCGCCCCTGACCGCGGGCCGCGCCCGTGATGAACGCGACCTTGCCCGTCAGCCGTCCAGTCATCTGATCTCCGGTTCCGGGCCCTTGCCTGGCTTGAACTCGGTCTGGGACAAGGGATTCGAGAGCTGTGGATAGACCAACAGCACCTCACGGGCCGCCTGCGGCGACATCGAGAGGGAGTCCCACACCGCCTTCACGGTGCCCTGGATCGCCAGCGGCGGCTTGTCCGCCAGTCGCTGAGCGAGCACCTGCGCGCGGTTCCACAGTTCGGCCTCGCCGCCCGCGACGACCTCGCTGACCAGGCCGATGGAGTACGCGCGTGCCGCGCCCATGCGTTCGTCGAGGCCGAACAGCGCGATGCGCATGGCCTCCCCCAGCGGGATGCGGCGGGCCAGGCCGGCGGGCTCCAGCGCGGACAGCATTCCGTAGGTGGTGTGCGGGTCGAAGAACGTCGCGTCGGCCGAGCAGATCACCACGTCGGCCTCGTTGATCCAGTAGAAGGCACCGCCCGCGCACATCCCGTTCACCGCACAGATCAACGGTTTCCAGACCCGGTTCTGCTTGGCGCCGAGGAAGAAGCCCGGGTCGTCGGCACTCCACGGGTTCGGATGCCGGGTCCTCCCGGCCTTGCGGTCGACGCCGGTGGAGAAGGCACGCCCGCCTGCCGCGCGCAGCACGACGACCCGGACCTCGTCGTCGACGCGACAGCGCTTCCAGATGTCGGCGAACTCGTCCAGCATCGGCTGGTTGAACGCGTTCATGACCTCGGGCCGGTTCAGCGTGATCGTCGCGACGCCGTCGGCGAGATCGAACAGGACCGTGTCGTAGTCGCTCACCGTTTGCTCTCCTTCGGATCCCGGGGCAGGCCCAGCACCCGCTCGGCGAGCATGGTCTTCAAGATCTCCTCGGTGCCGCCCGCGATCCGGTAACCCATGCTGCCCATCAGCCAACGGTTCCAGTTGAACGTGCCCCAGGCACCGGTGTCGGCAACGAAGGCCGGGCCGAGCAACTGCGCGGCCAGGTCGCCGATCCGTTTCTGATTGCTTGCCAGCAGCACCTTGTCCATGGCCCGCTCGGCGCCGGACAGCGATTGCTCAGGCAACGCCTGCATCCGCTGCTGCTGGAACCGGGCGACCGCGAGCCGCGTGTGCAGATCGGCCCAGCAGTCGCGCACGGCCGGGTCGGTCGCCTGCCCGGTGCGTTGGGCGAGCGTGCGCAGCAATGCCATCGCGCGGGCATTGGCCTCGTGCGACCGGTCGCCGACGGCACGGCGCTCCCCGGCCAGCGCGGCGGTGGCTACGGCCCAGCCGGCGCCCTCGTCGCCGAGTCGCAATGCGTCGTCGAGGACGACGTCGGTCAGGAACGTCTCGCAGAAACTGGCGCCGCCGGTGAGCTGCCGCAGCGGACGGACCTCCACGCCGGGCGTGGTCATCGGCACCAGGAACATGGTCAGTCCACGGTGTTTCGGTGCCTCCAGGTCGGTGCGCACCAGAGCCAGGCCGAGGTCGGCGAAGGTGCCGTTGGACGTCCACACCTTCTGCCCGTCGACGCGCCAGGTGGTCCCGTCGCGGACGGCGCGGGTGCGCACGCCGGCCAGGTCGGAGCCGGCGTCGGGCTCGGAGAACAGCTGGCAGCCAACGGTCTCCCCGCGGTGCATGGGCACGGCGTGCGCCGCGAGTTGCTCCGCGCTGCCGTTGCTCAGCAGCGCATGGCTCAACGTTCCCAGGCCGATCCGCAACGGGTTCATGTCCGGGATCTCGAACTGCGCCTCGAGCGTGCTGTAGAGCCGGTCGTACGAGGCGGGCAGACCCGCCCCGCCCTGCTCGACGGGGCCGGTGATCCAGCCGAAACCGGCTGCCCATCGTTCGCGCTGCCACGCCAGCGCGGCGTCCGCCTCGGCCCGTTCCTGCGCGTCGGTGGTCTCGTGGAACAGCGCGAGGCCTTCCTCACCGTGGCCCCATTCGGTAGAGACGGGACCGCGCCGAGTGACGTGCGCGGTGAGGAATTCAACCGCGCTGGTCTCGAACTCCTCGGGCGTCATGCCAACCCCACATGGATGTTCTTGACGCGGAGGAACTCGCGCAGGCCTTCGCGACCACCCTCGACCCCGCGTCCACTGGCCTTCCAGCCACCGAACGGCGCGGCCGGCGGCAGCCCGGCCAACCCGTTCACCGAGACGTACCCGGCCTCCAGCCGACCGGCCACCCGGTGCGCGCGGGCGACGTCGTTGGTCCACACGTACCCGGCCAGGCCGTACCGCGTGCTGTTGGCGATCTCGACCACCTCGTCCTCGGTGTCGAACGGTGTGATGGCCAGTACCGGGCCGAAAACCTCCTGCTGTGCAAGGGAACTGGCCGGGTCGACATCGGCGAAGACTGTGGGCTGCACATAGGCCGGCCCCGGCCCGCGCTCGCCTCCCGCAACGAGGCGGCCGTGCTTGTCGGCGACTGCGTCGGAAATGACGCCGAGGATGCGGTCCGCCGCGGCGACGTCGACCACCGGGCCCATCCCGGTGGCCCGGTCGAACGGGTCGCCGAGGCGGACCGACTCCGCCATGGCCACCGCGGCGGCGAGCACGGCGTCGTAAATGCCGCGCTGCACGAGCAATCGGGTCGGCAGAAAACAGCCCTGGCCGCTGTTCTGCACGGCCCCGAGGAGGACCCCGAGCTTGCCGACCCGGGCGGGGTCGGCGTCGTCGAAGACCACAGCGGCGGACTTCCCGCCGAGTTCCAGCACACACGGTATGAACCGCGCCGCGGCGGCGATGGACACCGCGCGGCCGGCGCTTTCCCCGCCGGTGAAGCTCACCATGTCGACCGCGTCGACGAGCGCGGCACCCACGTCGCCGCCGCCGCCGAGCACGCCGAGCACGCCGTCGGGCAGGTCGAGCAGTCGGGCCAGGTGCACCGCGGCGAACGGCGCGAGCTCGGACGATTTCAACAGCACGGCGTTGCCCGCGGCCAGCGCGGGCGCGACCTTGAGCGCCGCGGCGATGACCGGCCCGTTCCACGGGATGATTGCGCCGACCACTCCGTGCGCGGACGGGACGGTGTAGTCGAGAACGCCACCGCCCACCGGGGTGACCGCCCCGCCGAGCTTGTCCGCCCAGCCCGCGTAGTGCGCGAACCACTCCGCGGCCGCCAGCACCCCGGCCTTCGTGGCGCGCAGCGGCGCGCCCATCTCGAGAGTGGTGAGGGCGGCGAGTTCGTCAGAGTTCTGACGGATGGTCAGGGCAACGCCGAACAGTGCGTCGCGGCGGGCGGCGGCGTCGGCCGCCCAGTCCGGCTGGGCCTTGCGCGCGGCGGCGAGGGCGTGCCCAACCTGGTCTGTGCCGGCGAGTCGGAACTCGCCGGTGAGGCTGCCGTCGCCCGGGTGCACGTAGGTCCGGGTCTGCCCGGTGCCCTCGACGAGCGCGCCGCCGATCCAGCAGGTCACGCCCCGCAGCAGCGCTCGGGCGGTGGCCGAGTCCACGGTCAGATCCCGAGCCGGTCGGCCAGCAGCGCTCGGTGGTGCCGTGGATTGCCGAACAGGATCTCCGTGCTCTTCGCGCGTTTGAAGTACAGGTGGGCGGGATGTTCCCAGGTGAACCCGATCCCGCCGTGGATCTGGATGTTCTCGGCCGTGCAGTGCGTGTAGGCCTCCGAGCAGAACGCCTTGGCCAGGCTGGCCAGCACGCCGACCTCGTCGCTGCCTTCGTCGACCGCCCAGCCGACCGCGTACGCCGCGGAAGTCGCGGACTCCACAGCGAGCAGCATGTCGGCGCACTTGTGCTTGATGGCCTGGAAACTGCCGATCGGGCGACCGAACTGCTCCCGCACCTTGGCGTACTCGACGGCCATCTCCAGCACCCGACGGGCACCGCCGGCCTGCTCCGCGGCCAGCCCCGCGGCGGCCAGGTCGAGAGTGTCGGACAGCGGTTGCGCCGCGCCCCCTTCCTCGCCGATGAGCCGCGCCCGGGCGCCGTCGAAGACCAGCCGGGACTGCTTGCGGGTGGCGTCCAACGTGGCCAACGGTTCCCGGAGCACGCCGGCGGTCGCCGGATCCACGGCGAACAGCGACGGTCCGACCGCGGTGCGCGCGACCACGAACAACAGGTCGGCGACGTGCCCGTCGGGCACGAACAACTTCTCCCCGCTCAGTACGTAACCGCCGTCGGCCGCCGTCGCCCCCATGGTGAGGTCGGCGGCCCGCCAACTGCCCGCCGCCTCGGTGACGGCCAGCGCCGCGACGGTGCTGCCCGCCGCGATGCCGGGCAGGTACTGCGCGCAGGCGGCCTCGTCGCCGGAGCGCAGCACTGCGTTCGCGGCCAGGACCACGCTGGACAGGAACGGCGCGCACAGCAGTGCACGGCCCATCTCCTCCAGCACGATCTGCAGGTCGACGAACCCGAACCCGGACCCGCCGAACTTTTCCGGCAGCGCCAGGCCCTGCAGCCCGATCTGACCTGCCATCAGGTTCCAGACCGCTGGGTCGTAACCGGTCTCGGTCTCCATCAACCGGCGCACCTCGGTCTCCGGCGACCGTTCGGCGAGGAACCGTCGCACGGTGGCCCGCAGTGCGTCCTGCTCGTCGGTGAACACGAACATCGGGCTGCGTTCGTCCACCTCTGACACGGCGCTCATCGCCACACCTCCGCAAGTCCCAACACCCTGTCGGCGATCGTGTTTCGTTGGATCTCGGCGGTACCTGCGCCGATCGTGCTGGCCCGGGTCCGCAGGAACCCGCGCAGCCAGGCCCCGTCGTGCTTCCCGCCCGCGGTGAGGTGCTCGTCGGCGGGCGCCAGTGCGCCCTGCGCGCCGAGCAGATCCGTGGCGAGTTCGTGCAGGCCCTGCTCGAAAAGTGCGTGCTGCAGGCGGATCACCGAGGCCAGCGGTCCCGGCTCGCCGCCCTCGAGAACTCGGGCGAGCACACGCTGCCCGCTCCACTCGAGCAACCGGGCACCGGTGACGGCGCGGGCCAGGGCGTCGCGGTCGTAGGCGTCCACGGTGCGGCCCCGGCGCCGGGCCAGTTCCAGCAGGTCGCCGGTCACCCGTCGATACCGCATGCCGGACGAGGCCAGCGAGGTGGACCGCTCGTGACCGAGCGTGGCCCGGGCCACGGCCCAGCCGGTGTTCTCCGCCCCGATCCGGTCGGTGGCAGGGACGACGACGTCGTCGAGTTCCACCTCGGCGAAATGCGCCCCCCCGGTCATGTCGCGCAGCGGCCGCGCGGTCACGCCAGGGGCATGCATGTCCACCACCAGCGCGGTGATACCCGCCGCGCCCGACCCGGCCGGCCCGGTGCGCGCCAAGCAGAGCATCCAGTCCGCGAAGTGCGCGCCCGAGGTCCACACCTTGCGCCCGGTCAGCCGGTAGTCCGAGCCGTCCGGGACCGCGCGGGTACGCAACGACGCGAGGTCGGATCCGGCGTCCGGCTCGGAGAAGCCTTGGCACCACAGTTCGTCGGCGCGGATCAACGGACCCATGAACCGCTCGAGTTGCGGCGCCGTGCCGTACCCGAGCAGCGCCGGGCCGACGATGCCACCGATCCGCGACGGCGCTACCGGCGTGCGAGCCACGGCCAACTCCCGGTGGTGCACGGCCTGCAGCCGCAGCGGCAGTCCCATCCCGCCCCAGCGTCGTGGCCAACCCGGCGCAGCCCAACCGTGCTCGGCCAGGGTTGCCTGCCAGGCCTTCTGGAACACCAGCCGTTCCGCGGCCGCCAAAGGGGATGTGCTCCGCGGGGTGCGGCCGGGGTGGTGCTCGGCGAGGAACTCGCGCAGTTGCAGGGCCAATTCGCTCGCGGAAAGGCCGCTGCGGTCGGGGTTCGAACTCATGCCGCCGCCTCGTTCCTCGGCGACGGCATGAGGCACGTCCGGGCTGTGCTCATTGATTCGCTCGCAAGCTCGCTCATGCCTGCCAGACCAGCGGGAGTCGGTCGAGCCCCATCGCGCCGCCGGCGTGCACGGTGATGCAGCCGCCCGGGGCAATCTCGTAGTTGGGGATTCGTGCGTGCCAGAGCCGCAGCGCGGTGGTGATCTCGTCGCGGGCCAGGTGCGACCCCGCGCACCGGTGCGGCCCGGCGCCGAACGCCAGGTGCCGGTTGGCGGTGCGGTCGAAGCGCACCCGTGCCTCGTCCGGGAACTCCGCGGGGTCCTGGGCGGCCAGGGCCGTCGAGAGCAGGATCCGTTCGCCCTTACGCATCAGCACTCCGGCGAACTCGACGTCCTCGGTGAGCGTGCGCGCCGGGTTGATGAACGAGTGCACCCGCAGCAGTTCCTCCACCGCGCCGGGCAGGATCGCCGGGTCGGCCGTCAATTGCCTGCGATGGTCGGGGTTCTGGGCCAGGAACCGGAAGCACCACGCCAAGGCCGCGGTGACGGTGTCCAGCCCGGCGACGAACAACAGGAAGCAGAGGTTCTGCACCTCTTCGGCGGAGACCGGCCGGCCGTCGATCTCGCTGCCCAGCAATGCGGAGACCACATCGTCGCGGGGCTGCTCGCGCCGCGCCGCAATGAGTCCGCGCAGGTAGTCGTTGATCTCGAGGCCGGCCACGCGGCGCGCCTCGGGCTTGTCCTGACTGTGCAGCAGTTTGCTGTTCCAAGCGACGAATCGGGGTGCCTCGGCCGCGGGCAGGCCGAGGATGTTCGTGAAGATCCGGCTCGGGAACGGCTCGGCGAACTCGCGCACGAACTCAGCGCCGCCGCGGTCGGCGAGGCCGTCGATCAGGTCCGCGCAGGTCTCGGAGATCGCCGCGGTGCGTGCGGTGACCGCCTTCGGCGCGAACAGCGGCGCTATCACCCGGCGGTAGGCGGTGTGCTCCGGCGGGTCCAGCTCGAGCGGGGCCAGCTTCTCCTTTCGGGAGACGTGGGCCGGGATGCCGGTGGCGGAGCTGGAGAACAACTCCGGCTGCTGCAGCGCCGTGCGGATGTCCTGCGCCCGGGTCAGGATCCAGTAACCGCCGTGGTTCGGGCTCCACAGCGCCCGTTGGTCGCGCAGCGCCCGGAACGCGGCGAACGGGTCGGCGAGGAACTCGGCGCCGAACACGTGGTCGACGTCGCGAACCAGTTCGGCCGGGACGTGATCGGGGCGCGTGCTCGTCACGTCGGCTCCCCGTAGAGCGGTCGGCGGGC
This portion of the Sporichthyaceae bacterium genome encodes:
- a CDS encoding aldehyde dehydrogenase family protein, translated to MGALSVERVLDPATGEVLGEVPHASPVEVAAAVAAARRAIDGGWGRETAVGRSALLRRLLEVLAGDAERILDVVVGETGCPVTLARGQQVGLALQHLAYWADAARRPELDPRPPVVTTRSDGLGVVGNWVVRREPYGVVAALTPYNFPFLQIVMKLGPALAAGNAVVLKPSPFTPFSALLIAEAWQRADLPPGVLEVVAGGAAVGVALTTDPGVDLISFTGSDVVGASILAAAAPRLTKVLLELGGKSPLIVRADADLELAARLGAHSVTTHAGQGCVLTTRHLVHETVRSEYLDRIATLLSKAVVGDPRDPATTMGPLIRAAARERVEAYVAGALDRGATVVHGAARPDRLPDRLAGGAYYLPTVLADVDNSWPVAREEIFGPVAVVIGIADDDEAVAVANDSPYGLAAHVVGHDSAAVFELATRLRAGSVDLNGGPGWTNPDVPFGGRKRSGLGVENGPEGLSEYTALKTIKYPAR
- a CDS encoding MaoC family dehydratase N-terminal domain-containing protein, which translates into the protein MTTTDISAPLEAKAPEQEAFGRLTAAGIERFREKIGLDWPYDRWTSWNEQASRDGIRHYAHGFGDDNPLWTDPDHAAGSRWGSVIAPPGFLEGAGLTPEIQERPGDRKRGRGALSGVHMFWAGDAIRFFRQVHEGDRLWVRRFYVSIEEKESRFGGRSAYSVRRRVYWNDAGELIAIWDANFVHTERHTAAERNKTETEPPTQHIYSDDELAVVDAHYAAETTRGVEPRFVEDVVVGEELTPRYRGPMVIGDIIAWLQGNGRHEIYPYKLNHRNRQRMGGFYERNADGAWDSAMRVHWDDEFARSVGARRAYDYGMLRNAWMAHVVTDWMGDDAILVSCDDRMTGFNTLGDLTRITGSIDSVDTSGGWPEVAVSVACHNQFEERTAHGTFRVRLPSRVSGLPQFPAAPADHGLLPGMPIPTSGPWAR
- a CDS encoding mycofactocin-coupled SDR family oxidoreductase, which produces MTGRLTGKVAFITGAARGQGRSHAVTLANEGADIIAVDLCADVDTAPYPMATPADLVETVRQVEATGRRVIAEQADVRDLPGLQKVLEVAVGELGRLDVVIANAGIAQYAPAVDLTADQWTTMIDINLTGVFFTVKAALPHLLAGAGSDQQRGGSIVLTSSAAGLRGIANCVHYCAAKHGLVGMMKGLALELGPHRIRVNTVHPTTVNSEMVHNESTYELFLPGRGAKPGDDQSVQQFARIAQRLNVLPEPWAEPADVSAAIAFLCSDEARLVTGVSLPVDAGMAVRW
- a CDS encoding enoyl-CoA hydratase/isomerase family protein encodes the protein MSDYDTVLFDLADGVATITLNRPEVMNAFNQPMLDEFADIWKRCRVDDEVRVVVLRAAGGRAFSTGVDRKAGRTRHPNPWSADDPGFFLGAKQNRVWKPLICAVNGMCAGGAFYWINEADVVICSADATFFDPHTTYGMLSALEPAGLARRIPLGEAMRIALFGLDERMGAARAYSIGLVSEVVAGGEAELWNRAQVLAQRLADKPPLAIQGTVKAVWDSLSMSPQAAREVLLVYPQLSNPLSQTEFKPGKGPEPEIR
- a CDS encoding acyl-CoA dehydrogenase family protein; the protein is MTPEEFETSAVEFLTAHVTRRGPVSTEWGHGEEGLALFHETTDAQERAEADAALAWQRERWAAGFGWITGPVEQGGAGLPASYDRLYSTLEAQFEIPDMNPLRIGLGTLSHALLSNGSAEQLAAHAVPMHRGETVGCQLFSEPDAGSDLAGVRTRAVRDGTTWRVDGQKVWTSNGTFADLGLALVRTDLEAPKHRGLTMFLVPMTTPGVEVRPLRQLTGGASFCETFLTDVVLDDALRLGDEGAGWAVATAALAGERRAVGDRSHEANARAMALLRTLAQRTGQATDPAVRDCWADLHTRLAVARFQQQRMQALPEQSLSGAERAMDKVLLASNQKRIGDLAAQLLGPAFVADTGAWGTFNWNRWLMGSMGYRIAGGTEEILKTMLAERVLGLPRDPKESKR
- a CDS encoding aldehyde dehydrogenase family protein produces the protein MDSATARALLRGVTCWIGGALVEGTGQTRTYVHPGDGSLTGEFRLAGTDQVGHALAAARKAQPDWAADAAARRDALFGVALTIRQNSDELAALTTLEMGAPLRATKAGVLAAAEWFAHYAGWADKLGGAVTPVGGGVLDYTVPSAHGVVGAIIPWNGPVIAAALKVAPALAAGNAVLLKSSELAPFAAVHLARLLDLPDGVLGVLGGGGDVGAALVDAVDMVSFTGGESAGRAVSIAAAARFIPCVLELGGKSAAVVFDDADPARVGKLGVLLGAVQNSGQGCFLPTRLLVQRGIYDAVLAAAVAMAESVRLGDPFDRATGMGPVVDVAAADRILGVISDAVADKHGRLVAGGERGPGPAYVQPTVFADVDPASSLAQQEVFGPVLAITPFDTEDEVVEIANSTRYGLAGYVWTNDVARAHRVAGRLEAGYVSVNGLAGLPPAAPFGGWKASGRGVEGGREGLREFLRVKNIHVGLA
- a CDS encoding acyl-CoA dehydrogenase family protein, whose product is MSAVSEVDERSPMFVFTDEQDALRATVRRFLAERSPETEVRRLMETETGYDPAVWNLMAGQIGLQGLALPEKFGGSGFGFVDLQIVLEEMGRALLCAPFLSSVVLAANAVLRSGDEAACAQYLPGIAAGSTVAALAVTEAAGSWRAADLTMGATAADGGYVLSGEKLFVPDGHVADLLFVVARTAVGPSLFAVDPATAGVLREPLATLDATRKQSRLVFDGARARLIGEEGGAAQPLSDTLDLAAAGLAAEQAGGARRVLEMAVEYAKVREQFGRPIGSFQAIKHKCADMLLAVESATSAAYAVGWAVDEGSDEVGVLASLAKAFCSEAYTHCTAENIQIHGGIGFTWEHPAHLYFKRAKSTEILFGNPRHHRALLADRLGI
- a CDS encoding acyl-CoA dehydrogenase family protein codes for the protein MSSNPDRSGLSASELALQLREFLAEHHPGRTPRSTSPLAAAERLVFQKAWQATLAEHGWAAPGWPRRWGGMGLPLRLQAVHHRELAVARTPVAPSRIGGIVGPALLGYGTAPQLERFMGPLIRADELWCQGFSEPDAGSDLASLRTRAVPDGSDYRLTGRKVWTSGAHFADWMLCLARTGPAGSGAAGITALVVDMHAPGVTARPLRDMTGGAHFAEVELDDVVVPATDRIGAENTGWAVARATLGHERSTSLASSGMRYRRVTGDLLELARRRGRTVDAYDRDALARAVTGARLLEWSGQRVLARVLEGGEPGPLASVIRLQHALFEQGLHELATDLLGAQGALAPADEHLTAGGKHDGAWLRGFLRTRASTIGAGTAEIQRNTIADRVLGLAEVWR
- a CDS encoding cytochrome P450: MTSTRPDHVPAELVRDVDHVFGAEFLADPFAAFRALRDQRALWSPNHGGYWILTRAQDIRTALQQPELFSSSATGIPAHVSRKEKLAPLELDPPEHTAYRRVIAPLFAPKAVTARTAAISETCADLIDGLADRGGAEFVREFAEPFPSRIFTNILGLPAAEAPRFVAWNSKLLHSQDKPEARRVAGLEINDYLRGLIAARREQPRDDVVSALLGSEIDGRPVSAEEVQNLCFLLFVAGLDTVTAALAWCFRFLAQNPDHRRQLTADPAILPGAVEELLRVHSFINPARTLTEDVEFAGVLMRKGERILLSTALAAQDPAEFPDEARVRFDRTANRHLAFGAGPHRCAGSHLARDEITTALRLWHARIPNYEIAPGGCITVHAGGAMGLDRLPLVWQA